The proteins below are encoded in one region of Levilactobacillus namurensis:
- a CDS encoding DUF5776 domain-containing protein, which yields MILLKGLKSKQATQLVRANQQVHYKMYKAGIHWVTAGLSTIGGLFGLGMVAPAVAAKAATQAGVAQQVEDDAVTATQKQGTIPATSLASQRNLESTSLTGSTANQQSTATTSVTTSPESVTVTEQESASGKPTPTGSTTQSTSVTSPTTATAATSTKPAPADTPSSSTTAVADGATPTAVAGSTLTTAGSEAPSQPTQVVTPTTATPATHQAVLQPDVWDLKLPTAMLSSWLPGFLNTANKTPNQVGADDATKDLNDVLGGAYDNTFHMVTNAVNNTTNQMVNVITGGLLASKTPEPKIIRNIQKVSTIYQSYRDGKLVDNSQATPLWHDDNYNSLKLTGEDLAAYNQGYTHYLFNFAKGLSQWIDSIQDKATNPTTANQLIDDVTYNPNSMTGVTSSGQLGVAVTWATGENKGYAKDVLGYQSDGNVAASKIAQAVETVTDYVKIIAPNIIDGIAHQAMTDIRSLGGAINGDDYAPQTLSQAIQLNQNITTMVGNMGLTGLVSTSLFEDIYQGIRANAVTALENNWTIGKNDALQQMLAEGDSTGAQNDNDPLYANFVKGKDAQTAGNITNSLFNTAGKLSTMSQQAGFTWAYKVLGQVINIANTDALGGTGKPDLAAIVTQLQASGTISAAEANQILQGTQASHTITSGGRTTTYTRNSVGVQRVINEVYLAEYNAATAAVQDLTTNQTAPEQWVSQQQQNLTYQSPITKQWMPGMTTTLGIYEQLWGTMWSFAPGYLGMAAADHAVHQQQGPVSVPSQPWKVGSSITHAWADMLMFSGAMVTSPNIPQVQQALLDLGQRLAGQAYQRELVLANQAFNDGKALAHQQDAQSLDGSLPPVTQAGAYHEHDASNDGTGQVFLPQQSTVLDEWRGVVSAPAPGQIFQDGYQSQLETVTIYTKATGTSFFGPKFSNTAMSKLNNTKVNVLKGHADRLTRPSTDAKWRLVSTQVAPTTVTFEYAPVPQETAVSSVNLQAVEGNYDGQPASQHLAGAQLQLQWADQSTKTITLQSDWVTVDQDQARVGDYQYQLSAKGIQVLLQQLQQGLPKTAAVPTLAQLTTAKGTVILKPSVTLIPHLTTHAVQVVAGQSVQPADIVTSVTDALGNPQDPALVTGPVDQVAQLTPGTHQVELTFTDPASGETAHQSATVTVISQEASTSMANVVASTASASLATNLSVFDSQSVQLAHQSEQSLSGWASEMAADSTSRFQDQSVSAALQSTVDANNQTFTVASVSNAQADDQSLSALGSALSSASTSTSISTAISLADASVQQAVQSADQVFNQASASNAQMDDQSLSTLGSTLTSIANSLVDASVQQAVQSADQVFNQASASNAQADDQSLSALGSALSSASTSTSISTAMSLADASVQRAVQSADQIFNLASTSNAQADDQSLSALGSTLSSASASTSTSASISTSISTAISLADASVQKAVQSANQIFNLASTSNAQADDQSLSALGSALSSASTSTSISTAVSLADASVQKAVQSANQVFNIASTSNAQADDQSLSALGSALSSASTSTSISTAISLADASVQQAVQSADQVFNVASTSNEQADDQSLSAFGSVLTSASTSTSISIAMSLADASVQQAVQSADQIFNIASTSNEQADDQSLSALGSTLSSASASTSTSASISTAMSLADASVQKAVQSANQVFNIASISNSQEDDQALSALGSALTSTSTSASILTAMSLADASVQKAVQSANQVFNLASTSNEQADDQSLSALGSALTSASTSQSISTAMSLADASVQRAIQSANQIFNIASTSNEQATDQSLSALGSALISASTSTSISIAMSLADASVQQAVQSADQVFNVASTSNAQAVDHSLSALGAELAWASASTSIQQAVTSANQAYTVASLSNAQQADRSLMHLRDDLTSVSEFNSALDAFTSASLKLRQQDDQSLAQWGQVLASDSLVASQELSASASVVASQSQSTADLFTSEASVSLLDQVTPTPTQPGAPLPPAGGSTPTGTGTPSQPQVTPPTGQLPSYPHVSPTTPVDPDISQPSVPQVTTPTRPEPGTSVAPTTPDWVSSVEPAPTQPTVTPAQSYPVSRPILTATATDLIDPGNLQLTGHTGSHQQHRPRPFQRFSVYPVRKIGLYRTPTFSAQQRLAWYHQYADAAQAQFMVIGMFLSKHGRLRYKVRDVNHGSKTYGLVGYITARWDFVRPTYYLHQVHTKVKVLVINPEGINGYRRPDLTGKRQHYAKGQWLTVYRLVHHHLTTRFQLSNGQYVTANRELVQLGRHAHHRLWSLGLPKTQRFAHWSYTVPNLSTLIGRLKP from the coding sequence GTGATCTTATTGAAAGGATTGAAGTCGAAGCAGGCGACACAGTTGGTGCGGGCAAATCAACAGGTTCATTATAAGATGTATAAGGCAGGCATTCATTGGGTCACGGCAGGGCTCTCAACGATTGGCGGTCTTTTTGGTCTAGGAATGGTGGCGCCGGCCGTAGCGGCTAAGGCGGCGACCCAAGCGGGAGTGGCCCAACAAGTCGAAGATGATGCGGTCACAGCGACCCAGAAGCAGGGAACGATTCCGGCGACCTCGCTAGCGAGTCAACGTAATCTGGAAAGTACCAGTCTCACGGGGAGTACCGCGAATCAACAGTCGACAGCGACCACGTCGGTGACCACATCGCCGGAATCGGTGACGGTAACCGAACAGGAATCGGCTTCCGGAAAGCCAACGCCGACCGGGTCAACGACTCAGTCGACGTCAGTCACGTCACCGACGACTGCGACAGCGGCGACCTCAACGAAGCCAGCTCCGGCAGACACACCGTCTAGTTCGACGACCGCTGTGGCGGATGGGGCAACGCCTACCGCCGTGGCTGGGTCGACCCTGACGACCGCCGGAAGTGAAGCACCGTCCCAGCCGACTCAAGTGGTGACCCCAACGACCGCAACCCCAGCGACGCACCAGGCAGTGCTACAGCCGGACGTCTGGGATCTTAAGTTGCCGACGGCCATGCTGAGTAGCTGGTTGCCTGGTTTTTTGAATACGGCCAATAAGACCCCGAACCAAGTAGGGGCGGATGACGCAACGAAGGACCTGAACGACGTTTTGGGTGGCGCTTACGATAATACATTTCACATGGTGACCAACGCGGTGAACAACACCACCAACCAAATGGTCAACGTGATTACCGGGGGTCTTCTGGCTTCTAAGACGCCGGAGCCCAAGATTATCCGCAACATTCAAAAAGTCTCGACGATTTATCAAAGCTATCGGGACGGTAAGTTAGTCGACAATAGTCAGGCTACGCCGCTCTGGCATGATGACAACTACAATAGTTTGAAATTAACGGGGGAAGACTTAGCGGCCTACAACCAAGGCTACACCCACTACCTATTCAACTTCGCCAAGGGGTTGAGTCAGTGGATCGATTCGATTCAAGATAAAGCCACGAATCCGACGACGGCCAATCAGCTGATCGATGACGTCACCTATAATCCCAACAGTATGACCGGGGTCACCTCTAGTGGTCAGCTGGGGGTCGCCGTGACCTGGGCGACAGGGGAAAATAAGGGTTATGCTAAAGACGTTTTGGGATACCAGTCGGATGGTAATGTGGCTGCTAGCAAAATTGCTCAAGCGGTCGAGACCGTTACCGACTACGTTAAGATCATTGCGCCCAACATCATTGATGGGATTGCCCACCAGGCGATGACCGATATTCGATCGTTGGGTGGGGCCATCAACGGCGACGATTACGCGCCGCAAACTCTGAGCCAGGCGATTCAGTTGAACCAAAACATTACCACCATGGTCGGAAACATGGGCCTGACGGGCTTAGTCAGCACGTCGTTGTTTGAGGACATCTACCAAGGAATCCGGGCCAACGCGGTTACGGCCTTGGAAAACAACTGGACGATCGGTAAAAACGATGCGTTGCAGCAGATGTTAGCGGAAGGCGATTCGACTGGGGCACAGAATGACAATGACCCGTTGTACGCCAATTTCGTCAAGGGTAAAGACGCACAAACCGCTGGTAACATTACGAATAGTCTGTTCAACACTGCGGGCAAATTATCGACCATGTCTCAACAAGCGGGGTTCACTTGGGCCTATAAAGTTTTGGGCCAAGTTATCAACATTGCGAATACGGATGCGCTAGGTGGGACGGGTAAGCCAGACTTAGCCGCCATTGTGACGCAACTACAGGCTAGTGGAACGATTAGCGCCGCGGAGGCAAACCAGATTCTGCAGGGAACGCAAGCGTCACACACGATTACGTCCGGGGGTCGGACCACGACCTATACGCGAAATTCGGTAGGGGTTCAACGGGTCATTAACGAAGTGTATCTGGCTGAATATAACGCGGCGACCGCGGCAGTTCAGGATTTGACCACGAATCAGACTGCCCCGGAACAGTGGGTCAGTCAGCAACAACAGAACTTAACGTATCAGAGCCCCATTACGAAGCAATGGATGCCGGGGATGACCACAACCTTAGGAATCTATGAGCAACTATGGGGGACCATGTGGTCGTTTGCACCGGGGTATCTAGGGATGGCAGCCGCGGATCATGCGGTTCATCAGCAGCAGGGACCGGTCAGTGTCCCTAGTCAACCTTGGAAAGTGGGCTCGTCAATCACGCATGCTTGGGCGGATATGTTGATGTTTAGCGGGGCCATGGTGACGTCGCCAAATATCCCGCAAGTTCAGCAAGCCCTTTTGGATCTGGGCCAGCGCTTAGCGGGCCAAGCCTACCAACGGGAATTAGTCCTTGCCAATCAAGCGTTTAATGACGGGAAGGCGCTAGCCCACCAACAGGATGCACAGAGTTTAGATGGCAGTTTACCACCGGTTACCCAAGCTGGCGCTTACCATGAACATGATGCCAGCAATGATGGGACGGGCCAAGTCTTCTTACCGCAGCAATCGACTGTTTTAGACGAATGGCGTGGTGTCGTGAGTGCCCCCGCCCCTGGTCAGATCTTTCAAGACGGGTACCAGTCCCAGCTAGAGACAGTGACCATTTACACGAAAGCCACCGGGACCAGCTTTTTTGGACCGAAATTTAGCAATACGGCTATGAGCAAGCTAAATAATACTAAGGTCAACGTCCTTAAAGGCCACGCTGACCGCTTGACCCGCCCATCTACGGATGCTAAGTGGCGCTTAGTGTCCACTCAGGTGGCCCCCACAACGGTCACGTTTGAGTATGCGCCGGTGCCCCAAGAAACGGCGGTGTCGTCAGTCAACTTACAAGCCGTTGAGGGAAACTATGACGGACAACCGGCTAGTCAGCACCTGGCTGGCGCACAACTTCAGCTCCAGTGGGCGGATCAATCGACTAAAACCATCACACTCCAGTCCGACTGGGTCACGGTCGACCAGGACCAGGCTCGGGTGGGGGATTACCAGTATCAGCTGTCAGCCAAAGGTATCCAAGTCCTATTACAACAGCTTCAACAGGGACTGCCGAAGACAGCAGCTGTACCGACGCTAGCTCAATTGACGACTGCTAAAGGGACGGTAATCCTGAAGCCGTCGGTGACCTTGATTCCGCACTTGACCACCCATGCGGTTCAAGTCGTGGCTGGTCAGTCGGTTCAACCGGCGGACATAGTCACCAGTGTCACGGACGCCCTGGGGAACCCCCAGGACCCGGCATTGGTTACGGGGCCCGTCGACCAAGTAGCCCAGTTAACGCCGGGGACGCACCAAGTTGAACTGACCTTTACGGATCCTGCTAGTGGCGAAACGGCCCACCAGTCGGCTACGGTAACGGTGATTAGTCAAGAAGCGTCGACCAGTATGGCAAACGTGGTGGCGTCGACGGCCTCGGCTTCGTTAGCGACTAACTTGTCGGTCTTCGACTCCCAGTCCGTTCAGTTAGCCCACCAGAGTGAGCAATCATTGAGTGGGTGGGCTTCGGAAATGGCGGCAGATTCTACGAGCCGTTTCCAGGACCAATCCGTGAGCGCCGCCCTTCAGTCAACGGTTGATGCCAACAATCAGACTTTCACGGTAGCTTCAGTTAGCAACGCCCAGGCGGATGACCAGTCGTTGAGTGCGTTGGGTTCAGCCTTAAGTTCGGCCTCGACCTCGACGTCGATTTCCACGGCGATATCGTTAGCCGACGCGTCGGTCCAGCAAGCGGTCCAGTCCGCCGACCAAGTCTTCAACCAGGCTTCGGCCAGCAACGCGCAGATGGATGATCAATCGTTGAGTACGTTGGGGTCAACTTTGACCTCGATAGCGAATTCTTTGGTGGATGCGTCCGTTCAGCAAGCGGTTCAATCCGCCGACCAGGTTTTCAACCAGGCTTCGGCCAGCAACGCTCAAGCAGATGACCAATCGTTAAGCGCGTTGGGTTCGGCCCTAAGTTCGGCTTCGACTTCAACGTCAATTTCGACGGCGATGTCGTTAGCGGATGCATCGGTCCAACGAGCGGTTCAATCCGCCGACCAGATTTTCAACCTTGCCTCAACCAGTAATGCCCAGGCGGATGACCAATCGCTAAGCGCGTTAGGGTCGACTTTAAGCTCGGCCTCCGCATCGACGTCTACCTCCGCGTCAATTTCAACTTCTATTTCAACAGCGATATCGTTAGCGGACGCGTCAGTTCAGAAAGCAGTCCAATCGGCCAATCAGATTTTCAACCTTGCTTCAACTAGCAATGCCCAGGCGGATGACCAATCGCTAAGTGCGCTAGGTTCGGCCCTAAGTTCGGCCTCGACTTCAACGTCGATTTCCACGGCGGTGTCGTTAGCGGACGCGTCAGTTCAGAAGGCAGTCCAGTCTGCTAATCAGGTCTTCAACATCGCCTCGACTAGCAACGCCCAAGCAGATGACCAGTCATTGAGTGCGCTAGGTTCGGCCCTAAGCTCGGCTTCGACTTCAACGTCAATTTCGACGGCGATATCGTTAGCGGATGCATCGGTACAACAAGCAGTTCAGTCCGCCGACCAGGTTTTCAACGTTGCCTCAACCAGTAATGAGCAGGCCGACGATCAATCGTTGAGTGCATTTGGTTCAGTATTGACTTCCGCGTCAACTTCAACGTCAATTTCGATAGCGATGTCCCTAGCGGATGCGTCAGTACAACAAGCGGTTCAGTCCGCTGACCAGATATTCAATATTGCCTCAACCAGTAATGAACAGGCGGATGACCAATCGCTAAGTGCGTTAGGGTCAACTTTGAGTTCGGCCTCCGCGTCGACGTCTACCTCCGCGTCAATTTCCACGGCAATGTCGTTAGCGGATGCATCGGTTCAGAAAGCAGTCCAATCTGCCAATCAGGTCTTCAATATCGCTTCAATCAGCAATTCTCAGGAAGATGACCAGGCGTTGAGTGCATTGGGTTCAGCGTTGACTTCCACGTCAACTTCAGCTTCTATTTTGACAGCGATGTCTCTAGCGGATGCGTCGGTTCAGAAAGCAGTTCAGTCCGCTAATCAGGTCTTCAACCTTGCCTCAACCAGTAATGAACAGGCCGACGACCAATCGCTAAGCGCATTAGGTTCAGCGTTGACTTCGGCGTCGACCTCGCAATCCATTTCGACAGCGATGTCTCTGGCAGATGCATCGGTCCAACGAGCAATCCAATCTGCCAATCAGATTTTCAATATTGCCTCAACCAGTAATGAACAAGCGACTGATCAATCGTTGAGCGCCCTAGGTTCGGCTTTGATTTCCGCGTCAACTTCAACGTCGATTTCGATAGCGATGTCTCTAGCGGATGCGTCGGTGCAACAAGCGGTTCAATCCGCCGACCAGGTCTTCAACGTTGCCTCAACCAGTAACGCTCAGGCGGTTGATCACTCATTGAGCGCCCTGGGTGCCGAATTGGCCTGGGCTTCGGCTTCAACGTCGATTCAGCAAGCGGTCACCTCGGCTAACCAAGCGTATACGGTGGCTTCCCTGAGTAATGCCCAACAGGCTGACCGGTCCTTAATGCATCTGCGCGATGATCTCACCAGTGTCTCGGAGTTCAATTCGGCCCTCGATGCGTTTACTTCCGCTTCGCTAAAGCTGCGTCAGCAGGATGACCAATCGTTAGCCCAGTGGGGGCAGGTGCTTGCGTCCGATAGTTTAGTTGCCTCGCAAGAACTGAGTGCTAGCGCGTCGGTCGTGGCTAGTCAAAGCCAGTCGACGGCTGACCTCTTCACCAGTGAGGCTAGCGTGAGTCTACTCGATCAGGTCACCCCAACGCCCACCCAACCAGGGGCACCACTTCCGCCTGCCGGTGGGTCGACACCAACGGGGACGGGAACGCCTAGTCAGCCGCAGGTCACGCCACCAACGGGACAGCTACCAAGTTATCCCCACGTGTCCCCGACAACGCCGGTTGACCCTGATATTTCTCAACCGAGCGTCCCTCAGGTCACCACGCCAACCCGGCCAGAACCGGGGACGTCAGTTGCGCCAACTACTCCAGATTGGGTTTCCTCAGTGGAACCCGCGCCGACCCAGCCAACGGTTACGCCCGCCCAGTCCTATCCGGTCTCGCGGCCTATCTTAACGGCCACGGCGACGGACTTGATTGACCCGGGGAATCTCCAACTAACGGGGCACACCGGATCGCACCAACAACACCGGCCACGGCCGTTCCAGCGGTTTAGCGTCTATCCGGTACGCAAGATTGGCTTGTATCGTACGCCGACCTTTAGTGCGCAACAGCGGTTGGCATGGTACCACCAGTACGCTGATGCGGCCCAAGCCCAATTCATGGTCATCGGGATGTTCTTATCCAAGCATGGGCGCTTACGGTATAAGGTACGGGATGTCAACCACGGGTCCAAGACCTATGGCCTGGTGGGGTACATTACGGCACGGTGGGACTTCGTGCGGCCGACCTATTACCTCCATCAAGTTCACACCAAGGTCAAGGTGCTGGTGATCAATCCGGAAGGTATCAACGGTTACCGACGACCGGATCTGACGGGGAAACGCCAACACTACGCGAAAGGGCAGTGGTTGACGGTTTACCGGTTGGTCCACCATCACCTCACGACCCGCTTCCAGTTGAGCAACGGGCAGTACGTCACGGCGAACCGGGAATTGGTCCAGCTAGGCCGTCACGCCCATCACCGACTCTGGTCGTTGGGCTTACCGAAGACCCAGCGATTCGCGCACTGGTCTTATACGGTGCCAAACCTGTCAACGTTGATTGGCCGGCTTAAACCCTAA
- a CDS encoding Hsp20/alpha crystallin family protein, whose amino-acid sequence MTNEMMNRNDDLFNPMNFFNEVGNLGRDLFNGNDNPMKTDVVEHDKDYVVTAEMPGFKKDDIHVDYRDETLRISGSTNVDQATKDDQGRILRQERSSQNVSRAFYLPNVDLKKVNATYTNGILTLTLPKEAESEDHHKISID is encoded by the coding sequence ATGACCAACGAAATGATGAACCGGAACGATGACTTATTCAATCCAATGAACTTCTTTAACGAAGTGGGTAACTTGGGCCGCGACTTGTTTAACGGGAACGATAACCCAATGAAGACAGACGTCGTGGAACACGATAAGGACTACGTGGTTACGGCGGAAATGCCGGGCTTCAAGAAGGACGACATTCACGTGGACTACCGCGATGAGACGTTACGGATCTCCGGTAGCACGAACGTGGACCAAGCGACTAAGGACGACCAAGGTCGGATCTTACGGCAAGAACGTTCTAGCCAGAACGTTTCCCGGGCCTTCTACCTGCCAAACGTCGATTTGAAGAAGGTCAACGCGACGTACACCAACGGTATCTTAACGTTGACGTTGCCTAAGGAAGCTGAATCCGAGGATCATCACAAGATTAGTATCGACTAA
- a CDS encoding ATP-binding cassette domain-containing protein — protein sequence MGTIQIQHLSFQYPGATQPLFTDLSTNFDSHWKLGLIGRNGRGKTTFLNLLRGQLTGTGTITAPVTFNYFPAEDIDPTLTVMQLMTATGAADWQATIELTKIGLPPAWATRQFGSLSGGEQTKVLLARGFVDDTAFPLIDEPTNHLDLAGRTVVGQYLRHKHGFICVSHDEHFLNLFVNHVMAITPDRVHIVAGTVAAWRADKARQDQAATAKNAQLITDIHHLTRRANTQRGWSERRERETHDASSRQSAAKLMRRAKVFEQRTADRTAERQGLLADLETTTPLTTNATPGQGHRLLLSARQFSLLRAAVPLFDPLEIDFHQGEQLAILGPNGSGKTSLIATLLGHTSLEHTGYLQNDLPANVGYLAQDFHHVIRDVDWSELKANHQLTTVWNLMHQLGVSRSRLRAPASEWSMGEAKKAALALTLCRPHDLLVWDEPTNYLDLPARDQLAALVQTVRPTLLMIDHDAQFVTTTCPHQLTLTPYQH from the coding sequence ATGGGAACGATTCAAATTCAACACCTCTCTTTTCAATATCCAGGGGCCACACAGCCCCTATTCACCGACCTATCGACCAACTTCGACAGTCACTGGAAGCTGGGCTTAATTGGCCGGAACGGCCGGGGGAAGACCACCTTCCTCAACCTCTTGCGGGGACAACTGACCGGGACGGGCACCATCACCGCTCCGGTAACGTTCAACTACTTTCCCGCCGAAGACATCGACCCCACCCTAACGGTCATGCAACTGATGACCGCCACGGGCGCCGCTGACTGGCAAGCCACGATCGAGTTGACCAAGATTGGACTGCCGCCAGCCTGGGCCACTCGCCAATTCGGGAGCCTAAGCGGCGGCGAACAGACTAAGGTTTTACTGGCCCGCGGTTTCGTAGACGATACTGCTTTCCCGCTCATCGATGAACCCACCAACCACCTCGACCTAGCCGGCCGGACCGTGGTTGGCCAATACCTGCGTCACAAGCACGGATTCATCTGTGTCAGTCACGACGAACACTTCCTCAACCTCTTCGTCAACCACGTGATGGCCATCACCCCGGACCGGGTACACATCGTGGCCGGAACCGTCGCCGCCTGGCGCGCTGATAAGGCCCGCCAAGACCAAGCCGCCACCGCCAAAAACGCCCAACTCATCACCGACATTCACCACCTAACCCGCCGCGCCAATACGCAACGCGGGTGGTCTGAGCGCCGAGAGCGCGAGACCCACGATGCCAGTAGTCGACAATCCGCCGCCAAACTGATGCGCCGAGCTAAAGTGTTCGAACAGCGGACGGCCGACCGCACCGCCGAACGGCAAGGCCTCTTAGCCGACTTGGAGACCACCACCCCACTCACCACCAATGCCACCCCGGGACAGGGTCACCGTCTACTACTAAGCGCCCGCCAGTTTAGCTTACTCCGGGCCGCAGTCCCCCTCTTTGACCCCCTCGAGATTGACTTTCATCAAGGCGAGCAATTGGCCATTCTGGGGCCCAATGGTAGTGGCAAGACCAGTCTCATCGCCACCCTTTTGGGGCATACGTCTTTAGAACACACTGGTTACTTACAAAACGACCTCCCCGCGAACGTTGGCTATCTGGCCCAAGACTTTCACCACGTCATCCGCGACGTCGACTGGTCAGAGCTAAAGGCGAATCACCAACTGACCACCGTGTGGAACCTCATGCACCAACTGGGCGTTTCCCGGTCCCGACTACGGGCTCCGGCTAGCGAGTGGAGTATGGGGGAGGCCAAAAAGGCAGCCTTGGCCCTGACCCTGTGTCGGCCCCATGATCTCTTGGTCTGGGACGAACCCACCAACTACTTAGACCTCCCGGCTCGTGACCAACTCGCGGCCCTGGTGCAGACCGTTCGTCCCACCCTACTGATGATCGACCATGACGCCCAGTTCGTGACCACCACCTGTCCCCACCAACTCACCTTGACACCCTACCAGCACTAA
- a CDS encoding aldo/keto reductase has protein sequence MTLSNITNTIQLADGNQMPGLGFGTYLINDQDTMDHSIQTAWDAGYRLIDTAMLYRNEDLLGTSLQKLGLPREALFLTSKVAEIVQGYDQTMKAVEGSLKRLQTNYLDLLLIHWPVREHFFETWKALEQLKANGQVKSIGVSNYTIAHLELLALKAKEMPVVNQVEYHPYLNQQALVDYDREQNIVTEAWSPLGRRVVLDDPMIAKMAKHHQKTVAQVILRWELQHGVLPIPKSTHAERIQENAGIFDFTLAEDEMGMIDLLNKNQRTGNEPEIVYETGKQY, from the coding sequence ATGACGTTAAGTAACATCACAAATACCATTCAACTCGCTGACGGCAACCAGATGCCCGGACTGGGCTTCGGAACCTACCTGATCAACGACCAAGACACCATGGACCACAGTATTCAGACCGCCTGGGACGCCGGTTACCGACTGATTGACACCGCCATGTTGTACCGCAACGAAGACCTCTTGGGGACCTCGTTGCAGAAGCTCGGCTTGCCCCGCGAAGCGCTCTTTTTGACCAGTAAAGTGGCCGAAATCGTTCAGGGCTACGACCAGACCATGAAGGCCGTCGAAGGGTCACTCAAACGCCTGCAGACCAACTACCTGGATCTTCTCTTGATCCACTGGCCGGTCCGGGAACACTTCTTCGAGACCTGGAAGGCCCTCGAACAACTCAAGGCGAACGGCCAGGTCAAGTCCATCGGAGTCTCCAACTACACCATCGCGCACCTGGAACTGCTGGCGCTGAAGGCCAAGGAGATGCCCGTGGTCAACCAAGTGGAGTACCACCCCTACTTGAACCAGCAGGCCTTGGTCGATTACGACCGCGAACAAAACATCGTCACGGAAGCCTGGAGTCCCCTGGGACGGCGGGTGGTCTTAGACGACCCGATGATCGCCAAGATGGCGAAGCATCATCAAAAGACGGTCGCCCAAGTCATCTTGCGGTGGGAACTCCAACACGGCGTTCTGCCGATTCCTAAGTCCACGCACGCGGAACGGATCCAAGAAAACGCGGGAATTTTCGACTTCACCTTGGCCGAAGACGAAATGGGCATGATCGACCTGCTCAACAAGAACCAACGAACGGGGAACGAACCGGAAATCGTCTACGAAACGGGAAAGCAGTACTAA